The Methanocella arvoryzae MRE50 genome includes a region encoding these proteins:
- a CDS encoding shikimate kinase yields MKSHGTAYGAGTIINAIAVWKGSAFAIDLKTHATVELRGDLIEGEIEGGGDSRLIERACELTLDKLGVDSGAKIRTTSEIPIASGLKSSSAAANATIIATCRAARQSVDPLEMVRIGVQAALDVGVSVTGAFDDACASMLGGVVLTDNREKALLKREVLESKVVVYAPDKKAFSAQTDVKKSRLIAPWVETAFDIAMRGDYRKAMALNGFLYCSALGFSAEPILAALELGVTGVSLSGTGPSYVALVSEEGEEADRLKKAWSAYPGRVFVTEVINEGAFLLEGEECRWNT; encoded by the coding sequence ATGAAATCCCACGGCACCGCCTACGGCGCAGGCACTATCATCAACGCCATCGCAGTCTGGAAAGGCTCAGCCTTCGCCATCGACCTCAAAACCCACGCAACAGTAGAGCTCCGTGGCGATCTCATAGAGGGAGAGATCGAGGGCGGCGGCGACAGTCGCCTGATAGAGCGGGCCTGCGAGCTGACACTCGATAAGCTAGGAGTGGACTCCGGCGCAAAAATCAGGACGACCAGCGAGATCCCGATCGCCAGCGGCCTGAAATCGTCGAGCGCTGCGGCCAACGCCACGATCATCGCCACGTGCAGGGCGGCCAGGCAGAGCGTTGACCCGCTGGAGATGGTCCGGATCGGGGTGCAGGCGGCGCTGGACGTGGGCGTATCAGTAACAGGCGCCTTCGACGACGCGTGTGCCTCGATGCTGGGCGGGGTGGTGCTCACGGACAACAGGGAAAAAGCGCTGCTGAAGCGGGAAGTCCTGGAGTCGAAGGTCGTAGTCTATGCGCCGGATAAGAAGGCTTTCTCGGCGCAGACAGACGTGAAAAAATCCAGGCTGATCGCCCCGTGGGTGGAGACTGCTTTCGACATCGCCATGAGAGGCGATTACAGGAAGGCTATGGCGCTGAACGGTTTCCTCTACTGCAGCGCGCTGGGCTTTTCCGCTGAGCCGATACTGGCGGCGCTGGAGCTGGGCGTCACCGGGGTCAGCCTGTCGGGCACCGGGCCTTCGTATGTGGCGCTGGTTTCGGAGGAAGGTGAAGAGGCGGACCGGCTGAAGAAGGCCTGGTCGGCTTACCCGGGGCGGGTATTTGTGACTGAAGTGATCAACGAGGGCGCTTTTCTGCTGGAGGGCGAAGAATGTCGCTGGAACACATAA
- a CDS encoding chorismate mutase, with amino-acid sequence MSLEHIRMDIARVDDDIIRLLARRMELAELVLKEKKRLGLPINDDRQNALVLKRAMEKATELNVDTAAVREVFSILIRMSIDRQHEMSGEGNL; translated from the coding sequence ATGTCGCTGGAACACATAAGAATGGACATCGCGAGGGTCGACGACGACATCATAAGACTGCTGGCCAGGCGTATGGAGCTGGCCGAGCTGGTGCTGAAGGAGAAGAAGCGGCTGGGCCTGCCCATCAACGACGACAGGCAGAACGCCCTGGTACTAAAGAGGGCGATGGAAAAAGCGACGGAACTCAACGTAGACACAGCCGCTGTCAGGGAAGTATTCTCCATCCTTATCAGGATGAGCATCGACCGGCAGCACGAGATGTCGGGCGAGGGAAACCTGTAG